The Arvicanthis niloticus isolate mArvNil1 chromosome 9, mArvNil1.pat.X, whole genome shotgun sequence genomic interval agaggacattagagcCTCTACAACTGGCCTacttggttgtgagccaccatgctgggaaCATAACCCATATtctctgaaagagaaacaaatgctcttaagtacttagccatctctctgggTCCCTACATTTTTTATCTTATCAACCAGTCCCCCAGTTCAAAAATTACCTTATGCCTTCATTtactaaagaaaattttcttagaTAAGAATAATTtcttaagccaggcagtggtggcgcatgcctttaatcccagcacttgggaggcagaggcaggcagatttctgagttcgaggacagcctggtctacagagtgagttccaggacagccagggctacacagagaaaccctgtctcgaaaaacaaaaacaaaaaaaccaaaaaacaacaacaacaaaaaaagaataattccTTAAATACTTCTTCTTAGATAAGAATAGTTTAGCCAGGTGTGGGGCATGCCTTTGCgtccagtactggggaggcagaggcagctagatctccgtgagttccaggctagccaggactatatatatgtatggtgaGACCccaatctcaaaacaacaaaataataactaTATTTTGGTGGCTTCTTGCTTGTAATCCCTGTACAAGGGAGGATCAGAAGATCAAGGTTCTTtatagttccaggccagtgtggaTTACAGAGGACGTAGTCTCAGAAAACTAGAGAATTCCCTGTGCTGTGTCCTGGTTTGCTGGATGGGAGGCTTCTCAGCCCTGTGCTTCCAGAGCCTTGCTTAAATCTCTATCACCGTGGTCTGTACCTTCCTAAATCAGGACCAATGACAGAAGGCAGTCTTTGAGAAGCACACACCACTctcctgtgtttttctttccgagtacctttctttctcttagcCTCCACGTTTTAGCCTATAGTAAAACATCTTTATCAACCCCCAAATCTGCAAGATAATAAGAACAATGGGGCTTCCTGCTTAAAGGACAAGACGGCAGGAGCTCTATTCCCTGAAACTCTAGCTAGAGATCGGAAACCCTCTCCTGGTTCCATACTCAGGatccatactctctctctctctctctctctctctctctctctctctctctctctctctctctctctctcacacacacacacacacacaccatatacatacatttttatatctatgCACTCACATGAGACAAGATGTTCCGTCCTTAGATTTCCTCCTCTGCATTCCTGGTAGCATAGAAGCAAACTGCCTTTACATGTTAATTTTGCAAGAGCAGGTTCATCTCATCATGCTGTATGTGTCATACAAGAATAAACATGGGCTGAGGACTCAATGGGTGAATGCTGCTGTTGTAAGCCTGAGTTCCATTTCTGGGCCCCATGGATAGGAGAGTATAATCCCACAAGtttccctggtgtgtgtgtgtgtgtgtgtgtggtcaggtTATGGCATCCCAGGGgtgtttgtctgcttgtttaCTTTTGCAGGGCCTGGACCAGGAACTAAGGTCTCATGCCTGTAGGGCAAGCTCCATCTCACTGAGCCTCAAGAGTCTGCTGGATTTTCTCAAACTTCTGCAATGGAACTCTCATACTCTGAAGTGAAGAGATCCTTCAGGTGACAACAGTTAAGAGTAATCAACTGGTCCTAGGTGCTATAAAAAACAGTGCGTGCTCCAGCACAGGTGGGAAGTTTCTATTGGCCTCTTGAAACTGGCCTGGACTCCTATCTAGGACTTCAGAGTGTGGTGTCTAAGAATTTGCATCTTAATAAGACCCAGTAGCTCTGAGCTAGGCTTCAAATTTACATGTCAAAGAGTAGCTGGGGTCCTGCTGATAAAGTCTTTTGGAAAAGATGCCTGAAAAACTCtagaataaagtaataaaaaatggcTAGCATCCTGATCCCATAATGCTGCACTTCTATGATCCAGccctgtggaaggcagaggcaggaggattcctatAACTTCAAAGCCAGGATGTTGAGTTCCAGGCTGCTTAAAGTGGCATAGgaagagaccttgtctaaaacaaaacaaaagtggaaactttggtttttatttctcctttctacaGACAGTGGCCCATGTTGGTATGCTTTATCACAACTCAATCCAAGAATTGTTGGAGTGGGGAGATAGCGATTTATAGagttacatttattatttattgatttctttctccctctAGACAGTCTGACACGGTAGCTctgactgacctagaactcagagattctcctgcctcagcctccttgatGTTGTGAGCCAGCATTCCCAACCAAAGTTGATTTTAGATGCTCAGAAATGCTTATAGCAAGtgtgttgccaggcagtggtggcgcttgcctttaatcccagcacttgggaggcagaggcaggcagatttctgagttcgaggacagcctggactacagagtgagttccaggacagccagggctacacagagaaaccctgtctcaaaaaaaaaaaaaaaaaaaaaaaaaaacaacccaaaaaaacaaaaacaaaacaaaacaaaaaaagtgtgtCACCCATGCCTGAAATGCCAGCACTGGCGTAGACTGATTTAGGATTCAAAGTTCCAAAGTGCAGAGATTGAGGCAGGCAGATATTTGAGttggaggctggcctggtctacacactgagttccTGGGCAGCTAGGTCtgccctgtctggaaaaacaaaacaaaacaaacaaaagttccAGGCTACCTACTGAGAGACAAGGGGTGTGGGGATGGTGTTGCAAGCTTTATAATCTTAGCACactggaggcagagatgggaagagtTCTCCAGgttgagaccaacctgggctacatcaAGTTTCtgaacagccaagactacatagagtcTCCGTATTGCCTATGAAATGATCCATAATTATATATCcttaaattccatatatatatatatggaatttaattatacatataatttaatttatatgtattatatatatggaataatacatatatgtgtatatagagaGAGACCATAAAATATCCATCTATTTAAGTATGTGTAACAAATACATCTTTATTTAGtagcatttaaaatgaaatagttTTCAAAGATTTAAGATGAAGCAGGCAAAAGAAGCATTCTAGTTAACTTAATTAGTAATTAACTAGCAGTTGGAGGGTTACTGCCTGTCCTAGAACATTTAAACCCAGTTCACCGGTGTAGACTAGGGCTGgtttagaactcagagatccagccgggcagtggtggcacacacctttaatcccagcacttgggaggcagagacaggcggatttgtGAGTTcgatgctagcctggtctacagagtgagttcaaggccagccaaggctacatagagaaaccctgtctcaaaaaaacaataaaaataaaataaaacaaaaacctcagagatccacctgcctcagcctccctggaaccgggattaaaggtgggtgccaccatTCCTAGCCAGCACTTCTAGTGTTTTTGAACAGGATTAGTATTAACAGAGAGTAGACTAAAGGTAAtcctacagtaaaaaaaaaaagtcttgcctTCAACTCAGGTGAATCCAGAAATCACTGCTTCATTAGCATTAAAATAGCCTGAAGGGTTGTCTTACTCAGTATAAAAGGAAACCAGAGGTGGTTTGCAGACTCATTTCAGCCTCTGCCAGTTGGAGCTTGGTTCTCAGTCTTTTTCAAAGACCAAGCAGTTTGGCTAGTTTTTGAGGCTTCTGCCCAACTGCCATGGAGGAGCCATCAGAGAAAGTCGACccagttgaagacccagaaactcCTCAGATAAAAGATGAAGAGGACTCGTCCTGTGATTCAGGTAGACCGGCCTTCGGCCTTTCTGCCCGGGGGTTTTGGGAAGCCAGGCAGCCCTCTCTTCTCACCTTGCTCAGCTAGCAATCGCTGGTATCACCGAGCCCACCCAACACTGGATAAGTGGAGGACCAGGGGTTTCAGGCTATCTTTAGAGGGCAAGCTAGTAGTCACGTCACCGTggactacaggagaccctgttgTGAGTACCGAGAGGCAAACCTAAGTCAGTCAGCAATTGGTCTCTGGTgtgtttattttgatttgctttaaaaaaattttcttaatatattttggtGTTTAAGGCACCTGTGCTTGGATTAGAATTCCCTATGTAATGCAGAATGGCATTCTAAATCCTAGGATTAAAGACTTGAATGGGGtgcagtggggaggggggagttatCTGTGTTGTTTCAGCACAGAAATCTTTTGGTTGAGACCAGGcctcactctgtagtcctggaTATGCTGGAATGCAaaattgtagcccaggctgggctcatCTCGATCCTCCAAAGCCCCAGGATTAGAAATGTGCAGTGCCATGGCCCTGatgtaactttattttatttatttggtttttcgagacagggtttctctgtgtagccctggctgtcctggaactcactcggtagaccaggctgtcctcgaactcagaaatctgcctgcttctgcctcccaagtgctgggattaaaggcgtgcgccaccaccgaccggcgtagctttattttaaacacaggggtcttgtttctctgtgtagctctggttgtcctggaactctgtagaccaggctggcgtggAACTCAGGGAGATCGCCTTTTTCCCTGCTTTTCGactgctgggatttaaaggcagTGCCACCTCCGTGGGCTACACTGGAATCGTTTAAGCTTTAGTTGAACCTGGGCTGCTTCTTCTCACCCACTTTCTGGGAGCGAGCTAAATTTCCGGGTAAATGGCTCTTCAAGGGGAAATAGTCCAGGATAGGCTGAGCCACGTGCTCCACGGCCCAATTAACTCCACGCCcatccacacccacccacccccagctgcAGTTGAAGCTCATCTCCGGAGGGACTCCTAGTTTGCTACCTCCTGGCACTCCCAGGCTGAGGGCGTGTCTCGAGGAGCCCTTCCCTAtctgagaggaaaacaaaaaatgtttgcCTTGAATCTGCCCTAATACCTGACAGTTACACGGGCCTCCTTATTTCCACGTGATAATTCTTTAGCCTTTGTTTGGGGCCTTTTAAAATCTTGACTGTTTCAGCCCCctgctggcctaaaactcactggCCAGGCTAGACCCAAACTCTGTCAATCCCTTCCGGGTCCTAAACTCTGGGGGGCTGGCTAGCTCAGCCTTGGTGTCGCTTTGTTTTTCCATTCGGGAGAGTTGTTAAGTTTCCTGTATAAGACAGGACCAGCcgggtggcggtggtggcgcacacctttaatcccagcacttgggaggcagaggcaggcggatttctgagttcgaggccagcctggtctacagagtgagttccaggacagccagggctacacagagaaaccctgtctcgaaaaaaaaaaaaaaaaaaaaaagacaggaccATCTACTGGGTGTGGACGATTGAAAAGGGGAGAGCCAGGCTGGTTTGGTTTCCCAACATACCCTGTTTACATAGATGTCCAGAAGCATTTGAGCAGGTCAATTAGATTTAGGTGGAAAAATGAACGGTCTGTTTTTTTTGGAAAGTTTTCCAGAGCTGAAGCCAGAGGCACTATTGGGCAAGCCCTCCAGCTAAGCCACACCCCAGCAACACAATTGGCTGCAGAGTCTCGGGAGAAAGAAAAGTGTGCATGTGGCAGATACACATGTCTtatagagacagaagagagaatatacaggTCTCAGAACCTCTGAACATATGAATTACAGTCATTTAGGCTGTTCTAACAATGTTGTACACAGAACAACCATGGTGAAGCTCAGTGGATCTCTCTAGACACTAAGATATCTGCCTAGGGTTTATGAGCATGTCCTGTGCATATGATTTGCTTCCTGTTGGCCCCTCTTGAAGAGGGAGTACCTGTTGCCCACTTTCCTtgtttctctgtattgccttgTCAAATGCTATGTCTCACTAATGTCTCCATCTTCTGTTTCAGAAGTCCTAGAACCAGAAACACTAGTAAAGGTCATGAAAAAGCTAAACCTCAATCCCAGTGCCAAGGGGCCAGCCCGTCGTCGTCGTCGCAGGCTCCGTCACCTGATTGAGAGCAGACCTGTGGAGAACAAAAGTGAACAAATCTTGAGGGAGGTTCAAAGCGCCTTTCCCAAGAGAAGGGTCCGCACATTGCTGTCCGTGCTACAAAATCCTATAGCAAAGATGAAGAGATTTGCTCGGGTGAGTGAGTTGCATTTGTAGACAGGGCTCTTAGATCTAAGAGCCACTTCAGCCTCAGGAATGACACCTAAGTTATCATATAAACAGGGAATATAGACAAGGGTAATGACTACTTCTCAGCTCAAGAGAATCATGTtccaaggctatcctctgctgtGCAGTCTTGAGGCTGGCCTAAATGATATGCAAATATGTGGTGATAAGCAACAGTCACTCCATATAACACTTGTTTTGAGAGTtgatccccccccacacacacaccatagtcCAAACTGGCCCTCCCATTCATTCAGTCCACAACCCTGcctcttctccagtgctgggatcgcCAGGCTTTTGAGCAGCCCTACAGGCTAACTTAGACTGGATCTCAGAGCTGAAGTGGACCTGttactctttgtagaccaggctggccttaaactgggGTGGTCTTCCTGCCCCTGCTTTCACTGCGCCTAGCAGTGGCAGCTCACATAGTAGGTGTTTTAACTTTGTCTTGATAGTTTTGaataatttttggttttgtttttctcttgaagaTTGAGCAAAGACAAAAAAGGCTTGAAGGCAATGAGGTAAATACTTGTTAATTATATGGGTGGGTTGGGTGTCTGTTTCATTGGTTTAGATGAGGggtggtgtgcatgtggagttctcttctctccaccccCAGGTATTCTGGATATTGAAGCAGTACTTAAAACTGTAGATGGGGATTTATGTTTCTCTGGGTTACAATATCCTGCGTTTGTTATTTCTTTCAGTACAAAGGGAGCAGTGAGCCATTCAGATGTCTCTGCACTTTCTGCCACTACCAAGGATGGGAT includes:
- the Dppa3 gene encoding developmental pluripotency-associated protein 3 gives rise to the protein MEEPSEKVDPVEDPETPQIKDEEDSSCDSEVLEPETLVKVMKKLNLNPSAKGPARRRRRRLRHLIESRPVENKSEQILREVQSAFPKRRVRTLLSVLQNPIAKMKRFARIEQRQKRLEGNEYKGSSEPFRCLCTFCHYQGWDPSENAKIGKN